The Caballeronia sp. TF1N1 genome includes a window with the following:
- a CDS encoding acyl carrier protein translates to MKTELRRILAESARLDVSIDTLSDSDDLYAAGLSSLATVHVMLAIEDEFGIEIPDQMLTRRLFSSVDSLAAAVKELQGSQADA, encoded by the coding sequence ATGAAAACTGAATTGCGCCGCATCCTTGCCGAGTCCGCACGCCTCGACGTGTCGATCGACACTCTCTCCGACAGCGACGACCTGTACGCAGCCGGCCTCTCCTCGCTTGCAACCGTGCACGTCATGCTCGCGATCGAAGACGAGTTCGGCATCGAAATTCCGGATCAAATGCTTACGCGACGTCTGTTCTCGAGCGTCGATTCGCTCGCGGCCGCCGTCAAGGAGCTGCAAGGTTCGCAGGCGGACGCATGA
- a CDS encoding YdcF family protein, with product MDLLCLLLVFVALFIVWRKRRLVIFLVAGTVFWLFGSWLAGPMISLAQIGYGSKQAPRLADRTAIIVLGGGTEYDRNKHLVPLADSIYRVDLAAALYKTCVETDKQCQVIMSGGNPQHHEQTEAQLYGGLLVDRGVKPADLILEDQSLDTYENARNTYKILRSRQYDTTILITSSLHMRRALLAFDAFDLHPQPAVAFVRNPKSWLVPHPEGWIDSDSGLHEMLGTLKFHVWRWLGLY from the coding sequence TTGGATCTACTCTGCCTGCTGCTTGTCTTCGTCGCCTTGTTCATCGTGTGGCGCAAACGCCGCCTCGTGATCTTCCTCGTGGCCGGAACCGTGTTCTGGCTCTTCGGTAGCTGGCTTGCAGGGCCGATGATAAGCCTCGCGCAGATCGGCTATGGGTCGAAGCAGGCGCCCCGGCTCGCGGACCGTACGGCGATCATCGTGCTGGGCGGTGGGACCGAATACGATCGCAACAAACATCTCGTTCCACTGGCCGATTCCATCTATCGCGTCGACCTTGCTGCCGCCCTGTACAAAACCTGTGTCGAAACGGACAAGCAGTGTCAGGTCATCATGAGCGGCGGAAATCCGCAGCATCACGAACAAACCGAAGCGCAACTATACGGCGGTCTGCTCGTGGATCGTGGCGTGAAGCCTGCGGATCTCATCCTCGAAGATCAGAGTCTCGACACTTACGAGAACGCGCGCAATACGTACAAAATCCTACGCTCGCGTCAATACGACACGACCATCCTCATCACGTCCTCACTGCATATGCGTCGCGCGTTGCTCGCATTCGATGCTTTCGACCTACACCCGCAGCCTGCGGTTGCATTCGTGCGCAATCCGAAGTCATGGCTCGTGCCGCATCCGGAAGGATGGATCGATTCCGACAGCGGATTGCACGAGATGCTCGGCACGTTGAAGT